The DNA window AGTTAAAATCATGAATATCTGACCTAGGATTGCTCCAGTGGTGAACCAATGGTAGTAAACTGGTCAAGAAGTGATGTACAGGACAATGAGAACTTGACAAGTCCTATCATGCAATCTCTTTCAGAAACATCTGTTATACATTTCTTGTCTTCACCATAGTTCAGCACAACTGTTTTTTGGGATCAGCAGTGTTCACTGACAGCTCAGGTGAAAAAGCTGTTGGTCTAACTTTGActcttcaaattaaaataaattctgttatCAGTTACTGTAAAGTTACAAATAAACCACGAAGAATTCACATTTCTGCCCCAGGTATTTTTGATTAAAATAATctcaaagtatttaaaattggACAGCTAACTCCTTCCAAGAACCTGGTACAGTTGATAAGACCATTCTAGATCATGGCTTACTTAGAATTTTTGGGCATTGGAAAAGTCACATCAAGAAGTTTGACTAGCTTCAGTCTCATTTACAGTTCTCTATATACGTCAGTTTGAGTCACAGACATGACTATTCTGTGCATGCACAGTTCTTGAATGTGCTATAAATAAGGTGATTCAGTGACTagtttcagaattaaaaatgcagttataatttcttttttattagaTTACTCATGTTggtcaggaaaaagaaaattattcgATCACATCAGGCAGTTTCTCTACTGATTGTAAAATTCTTGCCTTTCAGTTCAGGGTCATTGTGAGCTCATCTCTGCATCTTCTCTCAGAGAATACCATACTTCTCAAGAGTCATTGTTTTTTCTAGTCATGTATTTTCTCCTCTTACTTCAGACACGTGACTTCACAAACAGCTTAGAAGTTCAAAAAAATGTTAAGCAAGTTCACTGTTAACTAAAAGGACATAAATACAGTACTGAACAGCTGGAATTCTGGAAAATAGTTTATGTGAAGTGTCACAAAATTCCTGGGACCATGGAAATATCAAATTTGAGATGCTTGACTGAGAAAACTCCACAATGAGAGGTGATAATCCAAGCATCTGCagattttttattgtttataaAGTGTTGCTGCTGCCTGTATAAAATCAACTTCAGCAAAGACATATCCTCTGCCTGGAAAGACAGCTAAATATCAGCAGTCATGAGGCATTGATGCTGCTTGATTGTGCTCACACAATACTTTTCTGCCACTATAATCAAGAATATAGTTTGTAAGGATGGTGTCAATTGAGTGATCATTTAACAACTCCTTATTCCATGAAATACTCAGGCCTAGCATCAGCTGGATCAAgactatatatacatatatatataaatatatgtaatttataaatattcataaaatTTTTGTATACTATATAAAACCTTTCTGTAGATTGACATGACTTTTGGATCCAAATGGAGCGACCTAGTGATCCAGAACCATCAGAGGGCTCTCTTCTCCAAAAGAAATTTCAATTAATTAACTATTTATTAATTCATTGGCAGTCTTTCTTGGTAATTCTTCATTAATGACACTGGAACCTTCAATGCTGATTTCTAATTCTCTTGTACcaatgaaaagtgaaaattttttcctcagaaaaaaatggcagaaaaaaatgtctctAAGGCTTCTCATTACGTCAGCTTCTTTACCACAATGTCTTTGAGGGTTGTATATTGTGCAGAATGGATTTCACAGGTTAAAAGATCCTAAAAGATTGAATCTCATCTCATTTATACAGTGGGCTTTTTTGACATCCACAGAACTCAGCAGCTCCCATTGAACAGAGCATGACTAGGCTACTATGTATGGACCtattaaaatagaattaatttgCTATTAGTCATGTGGAGTTTATTTAGAAACTGCTAGTACACAATAACTTAAGTACATTCTCTTTCTTAGTTGTTATAGTAgtcaaaaatactttaaagtaATAACTGTAAATCTTACACTTCCAGGCAAACACTTCTATTAGGCTGCTCTAACGCATGAATATTGTTCACAAATAATGTCACTACAGGTTGACAGATTCTGTTATAAACCAGCTGGCTTACATGTCACAaaaaatttttttctcactattCTCTCTGAGTCTAAGCATAGATATAAATTGTCAACTCACCAGTTTCAAAACACAGATCTAAGATTACTTTTTCAGGGATTGTTTATCTAATCAGAATAGATtatgtttcttattttaaacttttcctcagtgtttaattttcaaataatttccaaaacaaacccccacaATCAATACACTTTCCCTAAAAATCCACATGCTTACGTCAATTCAGGTGAAGCCTTATTTTGGACGATTTTTTGTAAGCCAAGAGGGCATCTGGCAATCTTTTAGTCTGtgcattttctctgaaatgttGTCCAGAGTAGTctgatgaaaaattaaatacaagtgGGCTTTCTGCATGCTTTTTTGAAATCTGATTAGAGTGAGAAGGGTAATATCCATTTTGTCATATAGAATCTCTGAATACTATCCTGCTTTCATTCCTGTCTTTGTATGTGCCACACATGAACTGCATGGAGAAGGAAGAGTATCAGCTCAGCCAAGGTACTTTCCATACCTTGAGAAATGTCATGTTCTCTTTTAGGAGAGACCATTAGACTGCTTTTGATTTTGGAACATCGCCAGGGTGTTTTAACACAGTACAGAAGGGGTCATGAGAATCATTTACTTATttcaaaaatctcaaaaaaaaatttgcagatTTTCCTTTGTGCCACATACCCCTGGCGCATACAAGAAATCATGTTAAAACATCTAGATTCCAGTGTACTTTAAATAACATGTCTTTGAGCCTTCAGGAGTACCAAAGCAAATGAAATCTTAGTATATAAACATCCAGAAgttattaaatgaaattatgaaGCACAAACAGAATACAGAAGCAAAGGAGTACAGTACAGACCTTTGTATTTCTTGGAGTGGCAGATCACAGGTAAGCAACCTTGTATATAAGCATGTATCTTAAATGTCACACAGGTGGATAACTGAGTGGCCTTCACAGGCTAAAACAGTTTTGCAACTGTGCAACAAGTTTCCGTAACAACAGGATACATATTCAAGGTCAATACTGCTATTTTATACAGTGCAAATTTATTTCCAGATGACTTTATCTCAATAGTTTCTATTTTCCAAAAACAGcagctattttctttttgaaagtgAATCATTTGGAAAAATCATTTCATGGTTTAGTGATTGGCTGTTTTCAACAATCCCTATGTTATTGCTAAGGAGAGATTTTTCTGCACTCATTACCCCCAGTGCATCTCTATAGCTTCCACTTCCAAGCCACTGTCATACCAGCTTTCCATGAAGGTCCATGGCTCTGCAAAAATCCCTTGTGAGAGGCCCAGAACAGTAAGCTGTCATTTTTCACAGTCTGATGACTAAACTCTTTTCTTGTACAGACAGCAGGGATGTGATCAGACTGTGCTGGATGCAGAAACTTGCTCTTCACatacccttttcttcctttcagttgCAGAAGTATGGTTTGACTATTGCCCTTTGGACTGAGATTAGCTTTAGATGTCACAGTCATCATGTTCGGAAACAACATGgtgtgaaaatgcattttatgcTTCCAGCAATCTGTAGTGTAAACAGACAAATCAGCATATAGTCTAAAAATAGCCTTTCACATAACTACAAAAAACTTGATAACAAGTGATTGCACGACATGTAATGTGTCTTTTACTTATGCCACATTTCATGTTCCCCATGTTTTGCCTAATCACAAGTTGAAGACATCTGTCATCATTACTCCCTTTCTTCCTGCAAGAAATCCCTACTTGTGGATAGAACCATGGAAAATGCTTGTCCCAGCCAGAAACAGTGCAATGGGCCTCCAGTTTCTGATTGgcactccctcctccccaggaaAACGTCTTGtagtaaaataaatgtgtttgtgCAGTGGTGACTATTTGTCATTGTAGACCCTGACACAGGCATTAAAGCATCTGCCATTTAGAACTGTGTCTCATAACTGGCCAACATGAGAGCTGCAATGAAACCCTATCTTACCATATTGAACTGGAGAAGTCTGTTTAGTTAGCAAGGTTGCACCTCTCAGATACTAACAGGACTGTAACTGATATGAACACTAAAGTCCATATCCAATCAAAGGCAAACAGCAATAATTTGGAACAGCTATACAGTCAAGACCTCTGTgaataagaatttttaaatcttaCCCTACAAAGACTGTAAATTTATACAAAGTTGTCTTTTCCAGGTCTCTGCCTTTCTGGCTCCCCAGCTCCAGAGCACATATTACACTGTTCACTACCCTATTTGTAAAACTTAGATTTGAGGGATGGTTGCTACCATGtgcttttaaattctttaaagTGTCACATACTTACATACAAGCACTGGCATGTACAGTACACACACTTCCTCTGGTCAGTTCCTAAATCTCCAGTGAGAATGCATGTGACATTGTAGATATGCAAATAATATCAAATCCTTGGACAAGCAGAATATGAAAAGGGTCAAGTAAACATAAAATTCTAGGTAAACAAAAGTCAGATAAGTCTAACAGCACATAGAAATGAAAATCAATAATTAAACCTGGTTTGTGTTATTCCTACTGACCCCTGTGAAattcattttaaagcaaaaagagaTAAAGAAATTCAGCTAAGAAGTGCTGCTACATACCACTAGCCATGAAGCTCCATATGCTTTGCTCAGTAGCAGAaatttttactattattattacctCCATGGACGTCAGAAAGGTTATTTTGATTAAATTTCCCATAGGTCATTGTCAGCATAAAAAATGTTGGTCCCTGGTAGAGGGACTGCCCAGACTGAAGAAAACTCATGGAAAATCTCTAATTCCTATTTACCAAACACTTCTGTAAGATGTTGTAGATTCAGGAATAGATACATGTTTTTTAACAGACTACCAATCTTTGGTGCCCCAACTCTCCCCTTACACATCTGTCAGCCATTTCAAACATTCTACAAAGTAGATGCTTAAAATATCCTTCTGAAGGGAAAGGAGGGATGAAGTTTCTAATCCCCCATTTGCAATCCTTGGCATTATATTCTATTTCAGCAGCAAATCACACTTCTCTAGTTATTCGCTGAAAACTGACAAGTGTCTAAAGATCATGTAGGTGAGCCAGGTAGAGATCTGTCAAGCCTGGCAATGCTGAAGACCCAGCATCCCCTTAACATTTCAGGGTGCCTTCCAACTTAGTTTCTCATGAACAGAACCCAGATGACACACCCTTGAGAGCACCCCCTAAGGAGAATGGAAAGTGCAGTAAATCAGGGCTGGCCAGAGATTTGCTTGACAAAGGAATTCCTGACAAAGTGAAATGAGAATGTAAACACATCCCGAGTGTATCTGAGTGTACTTACTGACACATCATGAGGAATGACAGACAATTAACCCTGTAACAGCTTAGACTGGTGTCCTAATTATGCTACTACTACCTAGGCTCCAAGCCCCCATATGCCCACAGCTGGTCCTACACTGGTAACCTGCGCTTCATTAATCTGCAAGAAGCAATTTAAGAATCATTAGAATCATTACCCCTGTAGCCAAAGTATCTACCCATCTCTCAAATCAGGTACTGTTTGAGTAGAATGGGGCTATAACTAGGGTTGAAAATTTCACCTTTACCCATCTGCCCTTTTGCAGTGACACAAAGGAATGGATACGATGGATCCTCATTGATTACCAATGCCAAAGAGATCAAAGATCTAAAATGCACAATGCCTGTGGCTGGAAGAATCTTGAGAAGAGTGAAGGAGGAAAATGCGATATTTGTAATGGTATAAAGTGTTAAGTGGGTCCTAGctgacaaaatatttctctgtaattCTGGACTAAATAGCTGCTAAAACCTTAAGGTGTCAAGAGGGACCCAGGCAGTTCCAGGCTTATTATTCAAACACAGTTATCCAGAAAAATTATACATGAAAAAGTGAATTTGGAGGGATCTAACTCCTGGAGACCAGTTGTGACTCAAAATGCAGTATATCTTTCTTGGATTTGGTTACTCTGACCACTTACTGAATTTACAACTCACTGACTTTCTGAAATACTTCTTTGGTAAAGATAATAGACCTTGTAGACCAAATACAGCACATCATGGTTTTACTTTTGTAAATATGCTGAAAGTACATTTTCAGTGGAGCTACCATGTGTAGAGGCATGAACAATTGAATAAAGAACTGGCTTCAGAGTAAGTTTTTCTGTGAGGTTCTACCAAGCTGATGGAAACTGCAAGCAGACTTCAAGCAGACCCTCCTTTCAATTCAATGTCCACTTATTCTTATTCgtgcttttatttcctcttaTGTCTTTGTGCTTCTATCTAACATGAGCAGAAACACAAGGCATTAAGAGAAAAGAGGCTGGTAACCAACTTTTGAATCCTCTACTTGATTCAGTTTTGTAGTGGAGAACATCTGTGAGGATATTTTATTCATATATTCTAGGGCTGTTTACTAGATGTATTACATAAATCAAGAAGTTGGAGTGAGAGATGCAGCAAAATTCAAGTTTATGATGAGGAAACTGATCATCttcattcaaattaaaaattatttacagttGTTAGGAGTTTTGCTCCTATCAGTTAGTCCCACAAAGGACTAATTATGCTGTGCCTACATCACTGTGAGGAACTGGATCTGTTTACTCTGTCACTAAGTGCTGGAAAGAAAGAACATATTTtgtttcccatttaaaaaaaaaaaaaatctgttgaaaGCAGCAGGAGTATCTGGCTCCTAAACTTACAGTTTCACAACTCACTGAGTCCACTTAAAGCTCTTGAAAAGACAATAACAATTTGGTAATTATCTCTCCCTTAAACTAAATTTTCATTTGTGCACCTTACCAGTAGACAGATCTGTCTTGTTCCAAACATTCCCAGGGTAGCATTGAAGAAACAAAagactaaaattaaaaaatcaagtgcagtaaatggaaaaaaaagaaacaagcccTAAACAGTAAGCACACTTTTGGTTTGATGAGtttagggggttttttgtttgttggagagggtagtttttgtttgtttggttgggtttttttgttgctgatttgggttttttattactACCATTACTAATGCTATGGGACAAAGACCATTGTAATACCCGAAAGCTTGTAAAGGGGTAGCTTCTCCATGGATAGCAAATTAAATCAGAGACACAAGGGATGTGTAAAGGACAACATTATATCCCTCTTTAAAGgtagaaaattaaattacaggAAAGGTAAGTGACTGGTCAAAGGTCAAACAGAAAGCAAGTTGCAAAACATGGAAACTGAGAAACTGTTTCTTATGTTCAGTACCCTAACTGCCAGACTGCCCTTTCTTTAatctgaagagagaaaaaaccaCAGTGGTGGAATAGTATCAAAATTAGTTTCGCTGAGAACAGTCTGAATTTCTCTGTCTCATCCAAAACTGGATATTGTTCTGCCTCATTAAAGCAGAAATGAGATCCACTCCAACAACACTGACGGggtgaaaacaaaaccacaactaCTCTTAGTGTTAGAGATTTTTGTACTCCAAAAAATTGGTTTGCAGTTTTGGAGAAGCAGTCAAGTCAATGGTTAATTTCAGTGTAGCTTTAGAGAAATGAACAATACCAGCACACTTGTCTTCAGAAAGCTGAAGTTTGGAGCTACATTTGAGAGCTTATGAGACCATTGCAGGTGCTTCATCTTCATGTATTATTGCTGTTTCTATAAACAGCTTACACATGTGtatatacacaaacacacaagaatatACTTACATAAATATACATACCACATAAATATGCCACAGTGTGGGCATATACATACGGACACTTTGCACATACACATATTTAAATATGCATGGTATTTAAAGAACAAAAGGCAGTGcaggaaaagaggcaaaaagGCCATTTTCCCAATCCTCTTCCTTTATATGAGACAGTTCCAGATATGTAACATTACAGTATAAACTAACAGAGAGTGATCACAAGCtccatttctgtctctgtgtctaGGAAGCTCTCTGCACCCTGCCAGGCCCAAGGGATTAAACTCCTGTTACGCCATATGCCCGGGTTTTGCTTGCCCTAAACAGTGTCAAGGACAAGGGCTGTCCAGAGGGCCCCATCACACTGTAACCCAGTCACCTGGAATCACTCCTGTCACCTCATGGGCAACGTGGGAAAGTTCACACGGAAAGGCTAAGCCGAGGTGCGCTATCTGTGGGTGCCTCATCATcgcagcacagctctgccttggcaACCTTCCCCATGCGTGTGGAGGGGCAGCGAGCTTGGCTCCTAACCTTGGGCTGGCCCGGGTGGCTTGGGTCACAGGAATGGCATGCTGCAAGGGAAAGGTGGCGGGGGGGGGTGGAAATAGCAGGGGCTCTACTGAAAATATTAACCCGTCTATTTGGAAAGCGATGGCCGCCTTTGAAACCTTTTCTTATACATCTATACTTAGCCCCGGGAGGGGAGGGTGCTCCGGGGGTGTGAgggtgggctgggggagggCTCCCTGCGCAGCCCCGCGCCTTTGTTCTCCAGCCGTGCCCCGGGGCCGcccgtcccgccgctcccgAGCCCCCGCCGCGCGTCCCTTCGCTGCGCCCCGAACTCTCGGCATTTCGGGCGAGGGTGGAAAGCTgggttggaatttttttccgcttgtttctgttgttgttggggAGGTGTTGCgtggtgttttttggttttagtttgttgggggctttttaatttttctaatttgtCTCCCACCTCTCgtatccccccctcccccttctAAATAGGAGATGTTCTCAGGACAGCGCCCGGGAGACTGGCTGGAATCAGTTTTGGAGGGTGATACACCGCGACAGCTAAAAGTTGGATAGGGTTTCAGCAGCTCCTATATAAAGCAGGGGGGGACTTATGTCACTGTACTAATTAAATTCCATCTGGGTTGTTCCTCGGGGTGTTTTTGAGATTGCCACCCAACTCAAGCAGGCAGAGGGGCCCAGGGACAGCATGATGGACCTTTTTGAAACTGGCTCCTATTTCTTCTACTTGGATGGGGAGAATGGAGCCCTGCAGCAACTGGAGATGGCTGAGGGATCCCCGCTGTACCCGGGGAGCGATGGCACCTTGTCTCCATGTCAGGACCAAATGCAGCCAGAGGCCGGCAGTGACAGCAGCGGAGAGGAGCATGTGCTGGCACCCCCGGGACTACAACCCCCTCACTTCCCCGGTCAGTGTTTGATCTGGGCTTGTAAAACTTGCAAGAGAAAGTCGGCCCCCACGGACAGACGGAAAGCAGCCACCCTGcgggagaggagaaggctgaaGAAGATCAACGAAGCCTTCGAGGCTCTGAAAAGGCGGACTGTGGCGAACCCCAACCAGAGGCTGCCCAAGGTGGAGATACTGAGAAGCGCCATCAGCTACATCGAGAGGCTACAGGACCTCTTGCACAGGCTGGATCAGCAGGAGAAAATGCAGGAGATCGGGGGGGACCccttcagcttcagccccaaGCAGGGAAACGTAAGCACTGCCGCTTGGTCCCTCCGCCGCCACGACAGCGCCGCCGCACCcgtcccctcctcctcctcctcctcttcctcggcAGGGCCGCTGCGGGGGCCGGGAGGGCTGGCGGGCGCGGAGGGCACTCCTCGGGGAACCTGCCAGTCCTCGGGCCTCCAGAGGTCCGCCAGCCTGGCCCGGCCCGGGGAGCCGCGGCCGCCCCGCTAACACCCGTCCTCTCCCCGTGTCTTCCCGCCCCCGCCTGTGTGCCGCAGATCCCCAGTTCGGACTtcctgagcacctgcagctccGACTGGCAAAGCATTTCTGACCATTCCCGAGCCCTAGGAGTCAGCCCCAAAGAAGGTAACTCCCCCCGCGGGCCCCGCTCGCCGCCCTGCCGGCCTTGCTCGTCCCCTTCCCTCGCCCCGACGGCCGCGTTCCCAGCGGTCCGGCTCTCCCGCTCCCTCCTTTGCCCGGGCTCTCCGGGAGCCCCCAGCCACAGCCCCGGCGAGGAGGAGCGGTCTGCTCTTTAATGCCTTTTCTCTCGTTGAGCAGGAGTCTCCGCTGTCGAGTCGTCGGCCTCCAGCAGCCTTCGCTGCCTCTCTTCAATAGTGGACAGTATTTCTTCCGACGATCCCAAACTGCCCAGCGCGGAAGAAGCGGTGGAGAAATAAACTCGGTTTTGTGGTAGTATGTTTAACGGAGATGGAGCCTCCACCCTCTCTCCTTTAAACTGTGTAATGAAGCAAATTCACACAGTGGAAAGCCCAACCAGGGGCCTTTTTAAGATCGAATCAAGGTACACCTACCCCAAAGAAAATGGCTCCCACTGACTCGAGGCAGACAGACTTCccccttgcttttttttttccccgagtattgttttctttaaattgtgTTGCATAAACCaccctctttctttttttttaatttaagatatTTACCTGTGTACCGGTGATCCGCTTTGTCTGAGACTCACCGGGAAGTTCATTCCTGTCTGAGTGAAGCTCTTGGTTGCATTGC is part of the Cinclus cinclus chromosome 4, bCinCin1.1, whole genome shotgun sequence genome and encodes:
- the MYF6 gene encoding myogenic factor 6, whose translation is MMDLFETGSYFFYLDGENGALQQLEMAEGSPLYPGSDGTLSPCQDQMQPEAGSDSSGEEHVLAPPGLQPPHFPGQCLIWACKTCKRKSAPTDRRKAATLRERRRLKKINEAFEALKRRTVANPNQRLPKVEILRSAISYIERLQDLLHRLDQQEKMQEIGGDPFSFSPKQGNIPSSDFLSTCSSDWQSISDHSRALGVSPKEGVSAVESSASSSLRCLSSIVDSISSDDPKLPSAEEAVEK